From Verrucomicrobiota bacterium, a single genomic window includes:
- a CDS encoding DUF190 domain-containing protein yields MHLPHEAVLLRIFLGESDRCNHQPLYEAIVLKAREMHLAGATVLRGPMGFGKSSRLHTAKLLRLSMDLPLVIEIVDTEETIQGFLPVLDRMMRGGLVTLEKAKVIDYRGDPDVRPPQPEEAT; encoded by the coding sequence ATGCACCTCCCTCACGAAGCCGTTTTGTTGCGTATCTTTCTCGGCGAAAGCGACCGATGTAACCACCAGCCGCTCTACGAAGCCATCGTGCTCAAGGCGCGTGAAATGCATCTCGCCGGCGCGACGGTGCTGCGCGGGCCAATGGGCTTCGGTAAATCAAGCCGACTCCATACCGCGAAGCTTCTTCGGCTTTCAATGGATCTGCCGCTGGTGATTGAGATCGTTGACACGGAAGAAACAATCCAAGGCTTCCTGCCCGTCCTGGACAGAATGATGAGAGGCGGGTTGGTGACGTTGGAAAAGGCAAAGGTGATTGATTATCGCGGTGATCCAGATGTGCGGCCACCGCAACCTGAGGAAGCGACCTAA